AAAAGACGGCTATCTTTGAACCTCCTAATTTATCTACTCTTTTGCCTTTATTACTTCATCAATAATTCCGTATTCCTTTGCTTCATCGGCTGATAAATAAAAATCTCTATCAGTATCTTTTTCTACTTTTTCTAAGGATTGACCCGTGTGTTTAGCTAACATTTTATTTAATTTATTTTTGATTTTAATAATCTGTTTAGCTGTGATTTCAATTTCTATTGCCTCTCCTGTTACTCCGCCTGCTACTTGATGAAGCAAAACTTCGGTATTTGGCAAAGCAAAACGTTTCCCTTTTTCCCCGGCAGCAAGCAAAACAGCACCCATTGAGCCCGCTAATCCAAAACAAATTGTAGCAACCGGGCATTTTATATACTGCATGGTATCGTAAATTGCCAGACCAGCAGTTACCGAGCCTCCGGGCGTATTGATATAAAGCTGAATGTCTTTTTTTGGATCCTGGCTAGCTAAAAACAGCATCTGGGCAATTACTAAATTAGCCAGGGTATCAGTAATAGGACCTGCTAAAAAAATGATTCTATCTTTTAAAAGCCGAGAATAAATATCATAAGCCCTTTCCCCATGTTTTGTTTTTTCTAAAACCGTTGGAACTAAATTCATAAGTTTTCAAGTAATTGAAATATTTTTTCTATTTTCTCTGCTTCTTGAGTATACTTCTTTATTTCCTCGGAGTCAAGTTCTCTTTTGCCGATTTCTCTTAAAACCAAGAAGTTTTTTACTTTTTTCTGAGTTTGGGACAGAAAGGAATCTATTACTTCTTTTTCGGTTTTTTTCAGTTTCTTTAAATAATCCTCAAAAGGGATTTTTAATCTTTCAGAAACCATTTTTTTAAGATCTTCCAGCATTTGTTTTTGTTCCTGCTCAATTAAAACTTCGGGAATTTCAGAT
This sequence is a window from Patescibacteria group bacterium. Protein-coding genes within it:
- the clpP gene encoding ATP-dependent Clp endopeptidase proteolytic subunit ClpP, which gives rise to MNLVPTVLEKTKHGERAYDIYSRLLKDRIIFLAGPITDTLANLVIAQMLFLASQDPKKDIQLYINTPGGSVTAGLAIYDTMQYIKCPVATICFGLAGSMGAVLLAAGEKGKRFALPNTEVLLHQVAGGVTGEAIEIEITAKQIIKIKNKLNKMLAKHTGQSLEKVEKDTDRDFYLSADEAKEYGIIDEVIKAKE